One genomic window of Anguilla anguilla isolate fAngAng1 chromosome 13, fAngAng1.pri, whole genome shotgun sequence includes the following:
- the LOC118210803 gene encoding 1,25-dihydroxyvitamin D(3) 24-hydroxylase, mitochondrial yields MRVQIQKSAQILEFLKKKSVWLQHCQTTSSVCALDSKDAVQVAPCGHSLNSIPGPTSWPLVGSLIELVRKGGLTRQHDVLIEYHKKYGKIFKIKLGSFESVHIGAPCLLEALYRKESVYPQRLEIKPWKAYRDLRNEAYGLLIMEGKDWQRMRSAFQQKLMKPTEVAKLDAKINQVLADFVKRIGRVSHNGQIKDLYFELNKWSFETISLVLYDKRFGLLHQDVDEEAINFITAIKTMMSTFGMMMVTPVELHKTLNTKTWKDHTAAWDCIFSTAKLYIDRRLKRHVSKPKDDFLCDIFHHSNLSKKELYAATTELQIGGVETTANSMLWAIFNLSRNPRAQAKLLQEIQAVVPLHQSPSAEHIKRMPYLKACLKESMRLSPSVPFTSRTLDKETVLGDYSLPKGTVLMINSHALGYNEEYFENGKQFKPERWLQDRGSIHPFAYVPFGIGKRMCIGRRLAELELQLALCWVIREYEIVATDYEPVEVIHSGLLVPSRELPVAFIRR; encoded by the exons ATGCGggtacaaatacaaaaatccgCCCAAATTCTTGAATTCTTGAAAAAGAAATCGGTATGGCTGCAACACTGCCAGACAACGTCTTCAGTGTGCGCGCTAGACTCCAAGGATGCTGTACAGGTTGCACCTTGTGGACACAGTCTTAACTCCATTCCCGGACCCACGAGCTGGCCGCTGGTCGGCAGCCTAATTGAACTGGTTCGAAAAGGGGGCTTGACTCGGCAACACGATGTATTG ATTGAGTACCATAAAAAGtatgggaaaatatttaaaataaaactgggaTCTTTCGAATCAGTTCACATCGGCGCACCTTGCCTGCTGGAAGCGCTGTACAGAAAAGAGAGCGTATACCCGCAGCGGCTTGAAATCAAACCCTGGAAAGCGTACAGGGATTTAAGGAACGAGGCGTACGGACTTCTAATTAT GGAGGGGAAAGACTGGCAGAGAATGAGGAGCGCATTTCAGCAGAAATTAATGAAACCTACAGAGGTTGCTAAACTTGATGCGAAAATAAATCAG GTTTTGGCCGATTTCGTCAAAAGAATTGGACGCGTGAGCCACAACGGACAGATTAAGGACTTGTATTTTGAGTTGAATAAATGGTCTTTTGAAA CCATTTCATTGGTACTGTATGATAAGAGATTTGGACTTCTGCACCAGGATGTGGACGAAGAAGCCATAAACTTTATAACAGCCATAAAAACA ATGATGAGCACGTTTGGCATGATGATGGTCACTCCAGTGGAACTTCATAAGACCCTGAACACGAAGACGTGGAAGGACCACACCGCCGCCTGGGATTGTATATTTAGCACAG CGAAACTGTACATTGACAGGAGACTGAAACGCCACGTGAGCAAACCCAAAGATGACTTCCTGTGTGACATCTTCCACCACAGCAACCTTTCCAAGAAAGAGCTATATGCGGCCACCACAGAGCTGCAGATAGGGGGAGTGGAGACG ACGGCCAACAGCATGCTTTGGGCTATTTTCAACCTCTCCCGCAACCCTCGCGCTCAAGCAAAGCTGCTGCAAGAAATCCAAGCCGTGGTCCCCCTCCATCAATCACCCAGCGCCGAGCACATCAAGAGAATGCCGTACCTCAAAGCCTGTCTTAAGGAGTCCATGCG tttATCACCCTCTGTCCCATTCACAAGCCGAACTTTAGACAAGGAGACTGTGCTGGGGGACTATTCCCTACCAAAGGGA ACAGTCTTGATGATAAACAGCCACGCTCTGGGCTACAACGAGGAGTACTTTGAAAACGGGAAGCAGTTCAAACCTGAGCGGTGGCTGCAGGACAGGGGCTCCATCCACCCCTTCGCTTACGTGCCCTTTGGGATCGGGAAGAGGATGTGCATCGGCCGCCGGCTGGcggagctggagctgcagctggcCCTGTGCTGG GTGATCAGGGAGTATGAAATTGTGGCGACGGATTATGAACCAGTGGAAGTGATTCATTCAGGGCTGCTGGTCCCCAGCCGTGAGCTGCCTGTGGCCTTCATCAGGCGATGA
- the pfdn4 gene encoding prefoldin subunit 4 yields the protein MATTVKTVAVEDVNVTFEDQQKINKFARSTNRMTELKDEIEAKKKSLQNLEDAGDDIMMLDDDALRIPYQIGDVFISHTQEETQDMLEAAKESLKDEIKGLEGQVSSIQEVLSDLKVQLYAKFGNNINLEADDS from the exons ATGGCTACCACCGTGAAGACAGTG GCGGTTGAAGATGTCAATGTTACGTTTGAAGACCAGCAGAAGATAAACAAGTTTGCAAGAAGCACGAACCGGATGACTGAACTGAAAGATGAAATAGAAGCCAAAAAA AAATCTCTACAGAATTTGGAGGACGCCGGTGATGACATTATGATGCTGGATGATGATGCCTTACGGATTCCTTACCAAATCGGGGATGTCTTCATTAGTCACACCCAAGAAGAAACGCAAGACATGTTAGAAGCTGCAAAG GAGTCACTGAAAGATGAGATAAAGGGGCTTGAGGGCCAGGTCTCCTCAATACAGGAAGTCTTATCTGATCTGAAGGTTCAGCTCTACGCCAAGTTTGGGAACAACATAAACCTGGAGGCAGATGACAGCTGA